A region from the Dehalococcoides mccartyi CG5 genome encodes:
- a CDS encoding SAM-dependent methyltransferase: MKWNGWFKAMTGAISRIYYPKVFITGVGAGGRAFLTPVAEAAVRRCGIITAWAEVIKSLGFSLEGKLVLEQNCTNYQEVLVKAAKLARTKGEDIALLVKDDPLVYSAGLDSYKEVFKDFRIEFIPAVSSLQLLAAATRVSLEDCLLVVYKPDAAGNIDQSDLVVKRERMLKAYKAGYNLIILNDLEQTLAQTAGFLIERGIPADTKIIVGEQMGTESQKITGKSISEVSRGTSHWMSCMAVKQPEY, translated from the coding sequence ATGAAGTGGAACGGGTGGTTTAAAGCCATGACCGGAGCTATTTCCAGAATATATTATCCCAAAGTATTCATTACCGGTGTCGGAGCCGGTGGCAGGGCCTTCCTGACACCGGTGGCTGAGGCGGCTGTAAGACGCTGCGGCATTATAACCGCCTGGGCAGAAGTGATAAAAAGTTTGGGGTTTAGTCTGGAAGGCAAGCTGGTTTTGGAACAAAACTGCACTAACTATCAAGAAGTACTTGTTAAGGCGGCAAAGCTGGCTCGAACTAAGGGGGAAGACATTGCCCTTTTAGTAAAGGATGACCCTCTGGTGTATTCAGCCGGCCTTGACAGCTACAAAGAGGTTTTTAAAGACTTCCGGATTGAATTTATACCGGCTGTTTCCAGTTTGCAGTTGCTGGCGGCCGCTACCCGGGTTTCACTGGAAGATTGCCTGCTGGTAGTCTATAAACCGGATGCCGCCGGCAATATTGACCAATCTGATTTAGTCGTAAAGCGGGAGCGTATGTTAAAGGCTTACAAAGCCGGTTACAACCTGATTATCTTGAATGACCTGGAACAAACTCTGGCCCAGACCGCCGGTTTTTTGATTGAGAGAGGGATACCGGCAGATACAAAGATAATAGTTGGCGAACAGATGGGCACTGAAAGCCAGAAAATAACCGGAAAAAGTATCTCTGAAGTATCCCGGGGTACCAGCCACTGGATGTCCTGTATGGCGGTAAAACAGCCGGAGTACTAA
- a CDS encoding radical SAM protein — protein sequence MTISNLKYQADSTPCGDKADMQTNVYHVAYAPAIKKAYLFHWGCNLECKGCLCKKEINCMALEENLDVVFRDPRFCPPQTPSATLSFGKLVSLLENIELTEVAFEGQEASLDPMLPDICRWLKDRGCKVILHTNGVAMADASHIDDVIVSLKAITPELYAGYTCRSNASLLDNFRKYYESGVNLKAESVYIPDYIGLEETEKIAKFIASVDTNIPYRMDAYFASGDNPWRPPTPEEMQIALAVARKHLKNVYCTQQTKKDLSKADLLYEVVRLY from the coding sequence ATGACCATCTCCAATCTTAAATATCAGGCTGATTCAACGCCTTGCGGAGATAAGGCAGATATGCAGACCAATGTTTACCACGTTGCCTATGCCCCGGCTATCAAAAAGGCTTACCTTTTCCACTGGGGATGCAATCTGGAATGCAAGGGTTGCCTGTGCAAGAAGGAAATAAACTGCATGGCACTGGAGGAAAATCTGGACGTGGTCTTCCGCGACCCCCGTTTCTGCCCGCCTCAGACACCTTCTGCTACGCTTTCCTTCGGAAAACTTGTTTCCCTGCTGGAGAATATAGAGCTTACCGAGGTGGCCTTTGAAGGGCAGGAAGCCTCTCTGGACCCGATGTTGCCGGATATCTGCCGGTGGCTAAAAGACAGAGGCTGCAAGGTTATTCTGCATACCAACGGGGTGGCCATGGCAGATGCCAGCCATATTGATGACGTGATTGTCAGCCTGAAAGCTATTACTCCTGAACTCTATGCCGGGTACACCTGCCGTTCCAATGCCAGCCTGCTGGACAACTTTCGGAAATACTACGAATCCGGGGTTAACCTGAAAGCCGAAAGTGTATATATACCGGACTATATAGGTCTTGAAGAAACCGAAAAAATTGCCAAGTTTATTGCTTCGGTGGATACAAATATTCCCTACCGGATGGATGCCTATTTTGCATCCGGTGACAACCCCTGGCGGCCGCCTACGCCTGAGGAGATGCAGATTGCTCTGGCGGTTGCCCGCAAGCACCTGAAGAATGTCTACTGCACCCAGCAGACCAAGAAGGACCTAAGCAAAGCAGACCTGCTGTACGAAGTGGTGCGGCTGTATTAG
- a CDS encoding adenosylcobinamide amidohydrolase: MTTKSELKKISLGSFEGFTADTVYYTAIGYPNNVFALRFDEMRDVISSRHGIMKSDFLTICHIPDELGLYMHDQSKSHFYYYGQLLADVLKEYDIEIENTAFLSTGVQMRNLAFAVEKYEELWVACFTTAGVRHNAVRIGKDAAVGIERNGEFKGFGTICHVVITNASFDHGALVSSVITVTEAKNVALQEMDIRSSHNPDWLATGTGTDQVIVASGFGEKCKYVQGHTVIGKMMADAVIKSTKEAVANCIRDTAGQPD, translated from the coding sequence TTGACTACTAAAAGTGAACTTAAAAAAATATCACTGGGTTCGTTTGAAGGCTTTACTGCCGATACGGTTTATTATACAGCTATTGGGTATCCTAATAATGTTTTTGCCCTTCGGTTTGATGAAATGCGGGATGTCATAAGCAGCCGCCACGGTATTATGAAGTCTGATTTTTTAACTATCTGCCATATACCGGACGAGCTGGGTCTTTATATGCATGACCAGAGCAAGAGCCATTTCTATTATTATGGGCAGCTGCTGGCAGATGTACTGAAAGAATATGACATTGAAATTGAAAACACCGCCTTCCTCTCCACCGGTGTTCAGATGCGTAACCTGGCCTTTGCGGTGGAAAAGTATGAAGAACTCTGGGTGGCTTGTTTTACCACCGCCGGCGTTCGCCACAATGCAGTTCGGATAGGCAAAGATGCGGCGGTGGGTATTGAACGCAACGGTGAATTCAAGGGTTTCGGGACTATCTGCCACGTGGTGATTACCAATGCTTCTTTTGACCACGGAGCTTTGGTTTCATCGGTCATAACCGTTACCGAGGCCAAAAATGTAGCCCTTCAGGAGATGGATATAAGGAGTTCCCATAATCCGGATTGGCTGGCCACCGGCACCGGGACTGACCAGGTGATTGTAGCTTCAGGCTTCGGAGAGAAGTGCAAGTATGTGCAGGGGCATACCGTAATAGGCAAGATGATGGCAGATGCGGTTATAAAATCTACCAAAGAAGCGGTGGCCAACTGTATCCGGGACACGGCCGGCCAGCCTGACTAG
- a CDS encoding radical SAM protein encodes MNIYQITYEPNYRVLGLHFWGCNLFCRGCYKNYWTDDLSLPGSSVEQLKDAPRAKTPAIFLTLEEVLEKTEGLAPRDIFFMGKEASLDPELPLLAARLHARHKGFHTLLTNGVKLTDLSDIDEAVFGFKSASESVHREYTGLSNLGIMNNFKKVYQNGKKLQAEIAFIPNLVEEEEIGALAKTISEIDRKILFRVTSYFAVPGAPWPAASREQVEDAAAFARKYLDDVVTMASDSRDNSWKPEVIL; translated from the coding sequence ATGAATATTTACCAGATTACCTATGAACCGAATTACCGGGTGCTGGGGCTCCATTTCTGGGGTTGCAACCTTTTTTGCCGCGGCTGTTATAAAAACTACTGGACTGACGACCTTAGTCTGCCCGGCAGTTCGGTAGAACAGCTTAAAGATGCCCCCAGAGCGAAAACCCCTGCCATATTTTTAACCCTTGAAGAGGTGCTTGAAAAGACCGAAGGCCTTGCCCCCCGAGATATATTCTTTATGGGCAAGGAAGCCTCGCTTGACCCCGAACTGCCTCTGCTTGCAGCGAGGCTTCATGCCCGGCACAAAGGTTTTCATACCCTGCTTACCAATGGCGTCAAGCTAACTGACCTTTCAGATATAGACGAAGCGGTTTTTGGTTTTAAATCTGCCAGCGAATCTGTCCATCGGGAATATACCGGGTTGTCCAACCTGGGCATAATGAACAATTTCAAGAAGGTTTATCAGAACGGTAAAAAACTGCAGGCCGAAATAGCCTTCATTCCCAATCTGGTAGAGGAAGAGGAGATTGGGGCGTTAGCTAAGACTATTTCTGAAATAGACCGCAAGATTCTTTTCCGGGTTACCTCGTATTTTGCGGTTCCGGGCGCCCCATGGCCAGCTGCTTCGCGGGAACAGGTGGAAGATGCGGCAGCGTTTGCCCGCAAATACCTTGATGACGTGGTTACCATGGCTTCAGACAGCCGGGATAACAGCTGGAAGCCGGAAGTAATCTTATAG
- a CDS encoding adenosylcobalamin-dependent ribonucleoside-diphosphate reductase: MKLSGNAKIVLEKRYLKRDGDGSITESPEDMFRRVADAVAAAENAYNQQGKAACWADEFYRMMTGLEFLPNSPTLLNAGRELGLLSSCFVLPVEDSVEGIAKAIGEAMIIHQYGGGTGFAFDTIRPEDTPIKSGHNVAGGPVRLVGVFSEAANYIKQAGVRCGCNSASLPVNHPDILKFIRAKDEGNHSANFGINIALTDSFIQKVRRGEDYELINPRTGEVTGSLSASDVFYRIAQSAWETGDPGIMFIDRINKDNPTPQLGEFVTTDPCGGQPLLPYESATLGTINLSLMALKEGNCFGVDYLRLGKLIAKAIRFLDDVLEVNRYPIPEVERAAKATRKIGLGFMGFAEMLIKLGIRYDSEQAVSLADRLMTFVNETVNKASEELALERGSFPAFAGNIYAKSGAKPRRNATCLTFTNTGTTSIIADTSVGIHPIYSLVMVRNILDGQRLLDINHTFEETARERGFFNPVLIEKLLTGESPQNCPEIPRDYRRLLVTARDIQPEWCIRVQAAFQKHTDNAISQTVNFPKSATVEDIAELFLKSHELGLKGVTAYRDSSRDVQVLCTGTDCRDIAKQYFEDCHV, encoded by the coding sequence ATGAAACTAAGCGGGAACGCCAAAATAGTACTTGAAAAACGCTACCTGAAACGGGACGGAGACGGGAGTATTACCGAATCCCCGGAGGATATGTTCCGCAGGGTAGCGGATGCAGTGGCGGCGGCTGAAAATGCTTATAACCAGCAGGGTAAAGCCGCCTGCTGGGCGGACGAATTTTACCGTATGATGACCGGTCTTGAATTCCTGCCTAATTCGCCTACCCTCCTTAATGCCGGGCGCGAACTGGGGCTTTTGTCATCCTGCTTTGTTTTACCGGTGGAAGACTCTGTTGAGGGTATCGCTAAAGCCATCGGTGAAGCTATGATTATCCATCAGTACGGGGGCGGCACCGGCTTTGCCTTTGATACTATAAGACCGGAAGATACCCCGATTAAAAGCGGACATAACGTAGCCGGCGGACCGGTCAGACTGGTGGGGGTTTTTTCGGAGGCGGCCAACTATATCAAACAGGCAGGGGTTCGCTGTGGCTGCAATTCGGCCAGTTTGCCGGTAAATCATCCGGACATCCTGAAATTTATCCGGGCTAAAGATGAGGGTAATCACTCGGCCAATTTTGGCATTAATATAGCCCTGACTGACAGCTTTATCCAAAAGGTTAGACGCGGGGAGGATTATGAACTGATTAACCCGCGTACAGGGGAAGTTACCGGCAGTTTATCTGCCTCAGACGTTTTTTACCGCATCGCCCAAAGCGCCTGGGAAACAGGCGACCCGGGTATAATGTTTATTGACCGGATAAATAAAGATAATCCCACCCCGCAGCTTGGGGAATTTGTAACTACCGACCCCTGCGGCGGTCAGCCATTACTCCCGTATGAATCAGCTACCTTGGGGACTATAAACCTGTCCCTTATGGCATTGAAAGAGGGTAACTGCTTCGGGGTAGATTACCTGCGGCTTGGCAAGCTTATTGCCAAAGCTATCCGTTTTCTGGATGACGTGCTGGAAGTAAACCGTTATCCGATACCGGAAGTTGAAAGAGCGGCTAAAGCCACCCGCAAAATCGGCCTTGGGTTCATGGGCTTTGCTGAAATGCTGATAAAGCTGGGTATCCGCTATGATTCAGAGCAGGCGGTATCTCTGGCAGATAGGCTTATGACCTTTGTAAATGAAACAGTTAATAAAGCCAGTGAAGAACTGGCACTGGAACGGGGGTCTTTCCCGGCCTTTGCGGGCAATATATATGCTAAAAGCGGGGCTAAACCCAGACGAAATGCCACCTGCCTTACATTTACCAATACCGGTACCACCAGTATCATTGCCGATACCTCGGTAGGTATCCACCCTATATATTCACTGGTTATGGTGCGCAATATACTGGACGGGCAGCGTCTGCTGGATATCAACCATACTTTTGAAGAAACAGCCCGGGAAAGGGGTTTTTTCAACCCGGTGCTTATAGAAAAACTGCTGACGGGTGAAAGCCCTCAAAATTGCCCGGAGATACCCCGGGATTACCGCAGGTTGCTGGTTACCGCCCGGGATATTCAGCCGGAGTGGTGTATAAGGGTACAGGCAGCTTTCCAGAAACATACGGACAACGCTATTTCCCAGACGGTCAATTTTCCTAAATCTGCCACGGTTGAGGATATAGCAGAGTTATTCCTGAAATCCCATGAATTGGGACTTAAAGGGGTTACGGCTTATCGGGACAGCAGCCGGGACGTGCAGGTACTCTGCACCGGAACAGACTGCCGGGATATAGCCAAACAGTATTTTGAGGATTGCCATGTTTGA
- a CDS encoding cob(I)yrinic acid a,c-diamide adenosyltransferase has protein sequence MFDISVQTQTGLVQVFYGDGRGKTSAAMGEVWQAVSQGLKVCAVFFMKGKRREAEYNILEKLQVEYTVFGRSGFLSSADTQAEDSKLCRQALEFAEGQIRSGKWDLVVLDEINNAQYYGFIQARDILKLLSAKPVGTSLILTGKVVDKAVAEEVNLIDECCKVKHPYDRGILARQGIDF, from the coding sequence ATGTTTGATATATCGGTTCAAACACAAACCGGTCTGGTACAGGTTTTTTATGGTGACGGCCGGGGCAAGACTTCGGCGGCTATGGGTGAGGTCTGGCAGGCAGTTTCGCAGGGTCTTAAAGTCTGTGCGGTTTTCTTTATGAAGGGTAAACGCAGGGAGGCGGAATATAATATTCTTGAAAAACTGCAGGTGGAATACACAGTCTTTGGCCGAAGCGGTTTCCTGAGCAGTGCGGATACCCAAGCCGAGGATTCTAAACTTTGCCGCCAGGCTTTGGAATTTGCCGAAGGGCAAATACGTTCGGGCAAATGGGATTTGGTGGTGCTGGATGAAATTAACAATGCCCAGTATTACGGTTTTATACAAGCTAGAGATATCTTAAAACTTTTATCTGCCAAGCCTGTTGGCACCTCGCTTATCCTTACCGGAAAAGTGGTGGACAAAGCGGTAGCAGAGGAAGTAAATCTGATAGATGAATGCTGCAAGGTCAAACACCCGTATGACCGGGGTATTCTGGCCCGGCAGGGTATAGACTTTTGA
- the cbiB gene encoding adenosylcobinamide-phosphate synthase CbiB, producing the protein MNEYILILVLAVLWDLALAEPPAAIHLTVWIGRVISVVEKTGLKMRSHALQYIFGMLASLFLIALFGWLSYWLLAYLGGISFVLYIIAAFLLLKPTFCFKFNARMSLLVEKYLKGGDYRIESADKEIRYLLTTVEREKGDEFAPPMISSTIRSLSENASDFLVAPLFYFLILGVPGAVAYRVSNTLDGMLGHRGEYEYLGKFAACLDDILNYIPARLTGLMFVLSAFVSGLDGKNAWKMALRDQSKTESPNAGWPMAATAGALGVRLERAGHYALGDADKPLTAGHIGQAVRLFRVMSAIDIIGSIGILFLLSWVSLN; encoded by the coding sequence ATGAACGAATATATTTTGATTTTAGTTCTGGCCGTCCTCTGGGACTTGGCTCTGGCCGAGCCTCCGGCGGCTATTCACCTGACTGTCTGGATAGGGCGGGTGATTTCGGTGGTAGAGAAAACCGGGCTTAAGATGCGCAGTCACGCCTTGCAGTATATCTTCGGCATGCTGGCCTCGCTCTTCCTGATAGCCCTCTTCGGCTGGCTTAGCTACTGGCTGCTTGCTTATCTGGGCGGTATCAGTTTTGTACTATACATAATAGCGGCCTTCTTACTGCTTAAGCCTACCTTTTGTTTTAAATTTAATGCCCGTATGTCTCTGTTGGTGGAAAAGTATCTGAAGGGCGGAGACTACCGGATAGAAAGTGCTGACAAGGAAATCCGCTATCTTTTGACAACAGTTGAACGCGAAAAAGGGGATGAGTTTGCCCCGCCCATGATATCCTCTACCATTCGTTCACTCTCGGAAAACGCCTCGGATTTTCTGGTTGCCCCCCTTTTCTACTTCCTGATTTTGGGTGTACCGGGGGCGGTAGCCTACCGGGTTTCCAATACCCTGGACGGTATGCTGGGGCACAGGGGAGAGTACGAGTATTTGGGTAAATTTGCCGCCTGCCTGGATGATATACTTAATTACATACCGGCAAGGCTGACCGGACTGATGTTTGTGCTCTCGGCCTTTGTTTCCGGTCTGGATGGTAAAAATGCCTGGAAGATGGCACTCAGAGACCAGTCCAAAACTGAAAGCCCCAATGCCGGCTGGCCGATGGCAGCTACCGCCGGTGCTTTGGGAGTCAGACTTGAGCGGGCCGGCCACTATGCTCTGGGAGACGCTGATAAACCCCTTACAGCAGGTCATATAGGCCAGGCCGTCAGGCTTTTTAGAGTAATGTCCGCTATTGATATTATTGGCAGTATCGGCATATTGTTTCTGCTATCTTGGGTGAGCCTAAATTAA
- a CDS encoding cysteine desulfurase family protein, whose protein sequence is MENIIYLDNAASTSVDPRVVEAMLPYFSQYYGNPSAIHPMGRLADEALETAREQVARLINCQPEEIIFTSGGTESDNLAITGVASACRGNHIITSEIEHHAVLEACHALVKKGFEITYLPVDRSGQVSAQDLQAAITPQTALVSIMAANNVIGTLQPIAEIGAICRKRGVFFHTDAVQMAGHLSVDVKRDNIDLLSLSGHKFNGPKGVGILFARSEIPLSPLILGGGQEAGLRSGTENVPGIAGLGVASEIAMAEMESEAKRLCKLRDDLINRILADIPGTCLNGHPGKRLPNNVNISFEGIEGEYFTKELSKQGICVSTGSACSSESHEAPYVLLAIGRERKLANCSIRLSLGKMTTAEDVNKTVAAICSVAAKIRKQTRVW, encoded by the coding sequence ATGGAAAATATAATTTATCTGGATAATGCCGCCAGTACCTCGGTTGACCCGCGGGTAGTTGAGGCCATGCTGCCTTATTTTAGTCAATATTACGGCAATCCTTCGGCTATTCACCCCATGGGGCGTCTGGCTGATGAAGCCTTGGAAACCGCCCGTGAGCAGGTAGCGAGACTTATTAACTGCCAGCCGGAGGAAATCATCTTTACCAGCGGAGGTACCGAGTCCGACAATCTGGCTATCACCGGGGTCGCCTCTGCCTGCCGGGGCAATCATATTATTACCTCGGAGATTGAGCATCATGCGGTATTGGAAGCCTGCCATGCCCTTGTAAAAAAAGGCTTTGAGATTACCTATCTGCCGGTTGACCGCTCGGGGCAGGTTTCAGCACAGGACTTGCAGGCTGCCATTACGCCCCAAACCGCTCTGGTAAGTATTATGGCAGCCAATAATGTAATCGGCACCCTTCAGCCCATAGCTGAGATAGGGGCTATCTGCCGCAAACGGGGTGTATTTTTCCATACCGATGCCGTCCAGATGGCAGGCCACCTAAGCGTAGATGTAAAGCGGGATAATATAGACCTTTTATCCTTGTCTGGCCACAAGTTTAACGGCCCGAAGGGGGTGGGCATACTTTTTGCCCGAAGTGAAATACCTTTGTCACCCCTTATTCTGGGCGGCGGGCAGGAAGCGGGACTGCGCTCGGGTACTGAGAATGTTCCGGGGATTGCGGGATTGGGAGTAGCATCTGAAATAGCTATGGCTGAAATGGAGTCTGAAGCCAAGCGCCTTTGCAAACTCCGTGATGACCTGATAAACAGGATTCTGGCCGATATTCCAGGCACCTGCCTTAACGGACACCCGGGAAAGAGATTGCCGAATAATGTGAATATCAGCTTTGAAGGTATAGAGGGCGAATATTTTACCAAAGAGTTGTCCAAACAAGGTATCTGCGTTTCCACCGGTTCGGCCTGCAGTTCAGAAAGCCACGAAGCACCTTATGTGCTGCTGGCTATCGGACGGGAAAGGAAACTGGCTAACTGTTCAATCCGCCTGTCTCTGGGGAAGATGACCACTGCTGAGGATGTCAATAAAACAGTGGCTGCTATTTGCTCGGTTGCCGCCAAAATACGCAAGCAAACCAGAGTTTGGTAA
- a CDS encoding adenosylcobinamide amidohydrolase: MAIIKARDVCKLPGIKAEVLDTQVWDTRANALVIHLDESRPCLSGTDGYNDIGLICNCYLPKDLCDYLHYSHKDYGDYLNDLKKEIASFYSVNTKEISMISTGVDMAELSYAFESYDKLWVCAWVTAGFKHNAMRIGVDKACGIEIEGEYQPCGTINIIAASNAKLDSATMASSFITITEAKIVALQDLDIHSSFNPKLQATGTGTDQIVVISGNDFVCRYAGGHTRLGELLAKAVTSACKKAFNLQLAKDPNYHFVSEQ, translated from the coding sequence ATGGCCATCATAAAAGCAAGAGACGTGTGTAAACTGCCCGGGATTAAGGCAGAAGTTCTGGATACCCAAGTCTGGGATACCAGAGCCAATGCACTTGTTATACATTTAGACGAATCTCGCCCATGCCTCTCCGGAACTGATGGGTATAATGACATCGGGCTAATTTGTAACTGTTACCTGCCCAAAGACCTGTGCGACTATCTCCATTACAGCCACAAAGATTACGGGGATTACTTAAACGACCTGAAGAAAGAAATTGCCTCATTTTACAGTGTTAATACTAAAGAAATATCCATGATATCCACCGGGGTGGATATGGCTGAACTTAGCTATGCCTTTGAGTCTTATGATAAGCTGTGGGTGTGTGCTTGGGTTACGGCTGGCTTTAAGCATAATGCCATGCGGATAGGGGTGGATAAGGCTTGCGGGATTGAAATTGAGGGTGAATATCAGCCCTGCGGCACTATCAATATAATTGCCGCCAGCAATGCCAAACTTGATTCCGCTACTATGGCCTCAAGCTTTATAACCATAACCGAAGCTAAGATAGTAGCTCTTCAAGACCTTGATATCCATAGTTCCTTTAACCCCAAGTTACAGGCAACCGGTACCGGGACTGACCAGATAGTAGTGATTTCCGGTAATGATTTTGTCTGCCGATACGCCGGTGGACATACCCGCCTGGGTGAGCTTCTGGCCAAAGCTGTTACCAGTGCCTGCAAAAAAGCCTTTAACCTTCAACTGGCTAAAGACCCCAATTACCACTTTGTGAGTGAACAATGA
- the cbiE gene encoding precorrin-6y C5,15-methyltransferase (decarboxylating) subunit CbiE: MKLDSNQTGCQITDQAGRRINLKTMPKRIISLAPSLTEIVYAMGADNLLCGVTEYCDYPPEARNKPWVGGYSTVDIGQIGKIQPDLILTGQIHLKAVIPQLEALGYPVLVLEPSTIEGLLATIRIIGKCTGRQEAAEDLVRSLQRRAGFVTAKIGLLPTESRPKVYILHECETWKTFGSETIGDTLVHLAGGYNIGRDFGSYYPYPTKEAIKLKNPEIIIAETGYGDNPQEPLSVALNEPALAQVTARQTGQVFGIHSDLVSRAGPRMVDGLECLACLIHPELFPQKPSACRGKVYIAGVGPGSAEWVSPQVQNLVAKADILVGWEQDLKPVRSLIKNQKIFLQEACNYLEIPKQAAAEAQKNGGTVVVLKTGDPLVAPAGIHGIANTFGGFEMEVVPGISSVQMAAAKACLSLYDAAVITYHPLPHDGGKDLRKKRKRMLSALSWGLHLIVLTGVRQMPDDTALYLLGKGIAADSSVLICENLTYPNEKITACSLSEVAQRKFDWLSVMVIFNRYTSH, from the coding sequence ATGAAGCTAGATTCCAATCAAACCGGCTGCCAGATAACAGACCAAGCCGGACGCAGGATAAACCTTAAAACCATGCCTAAGAGAATTATTTCTCTGGCACCCAGCTTGACTGAAATTGTTTATGCTATGGGTGCTGACAACCTTCTGTGCGGGGTGACCGAGTACTGTGATTATCCGCCGGAAGCCCGAAATAAGCCATGGGTAGGCGGTTACAGCACGGTTGACATCGGCCAGATTGGCAAAATACAGCCTGACCTGATACTTACAGGGCAGATACACCTCAAAGCGGTCATTCCTCAACTGGAGGCACTTGGTTACCCGGTGCTGGTGCTTGAACCAAGTACCATAGAAGGTCTGCTTGCAACTATCCGGATAATCGGGAAATGCACGGGTAGACAAGAAGCCGCCGAAGATCTGGTTAGATCACTGCAAAGACGTGCTGGCTTTGTTACTGCCAAAATAGGCTTGTTGCCCACTGAAAGCCGCCCCAAAGTTTACATACTTCATGAGTGTGAAACGTGGAAAACTTTTGGCTCCGAGACTATCGGTGATACTCTGGTCCATCTGGCCGGGGGGTATAATATCGGGCGGGATTTTGGCAGTTATTACCCTTATCCCACTAAAGAGGCTATTAAGCTTAAAAACCCGGAGATTATTATTGCCGAAACCGGTTACGGGGATAACCCGCAAGAACCGCTTAGTGTTGCCCTTAATGAACCAGCTTTGGCTCAGGTAACTGCCCGCCAAACAGGGCAGGTCTTCGGTATACATAGCGACCTTGTCAGCCGGGCAGGCCCCCGAATGGTGGACGGGCTTGAGTGTTTGGCTTGCCTTATTCACCCGGAGTTATTCCCTCAAAAACCGTCCGCTTGCCGTGGCAAGGTCTACATAGCCGGGGTCGGGCCGGGCTCAGCCGAATGGGTATCTCCCCAAGTTCAAAATCTGGTGGCAAAGGCAGATATACTGGTTGGCTGGGAACAGGATTTAAAGCCGGTTCGGAGTTTGATAAAAAACCAAAAGATATTCCTGCAGGAAGCCTGCAACTATCTTGAAATACCCAAGCAGGCGGCAGCTGAGGCTCAGAAAAACGGGGGCACTGTTGTTGTACTCAAAACCGGTGATCCGCTGGTCGCACCAGCCGGGATTCACGGCATAGCAAATACCTTTGGCGGATTTGAGATGGAGGTTGTTCCGGGTATAAGCTCGGTTCAGATGGCAGCCGCCAAGGCCTGTTTATCCCTGTATGATGCCGCCGTTATTACCTATCACCCTCTGCCCCATGACGGAGGTAAAGACCTGCGCAAGAAACGCAAGCGGATGCTTTCTGCCTTAAGCTGGGGATTGCATCTGATAGTCCTGACCGGCGTCCGCCAGATGCCGGATGATACTGCCCTCTATCTGCTTGGCAAAGGCATAGCGGCGGATTCTTCGGTGCTTATTTGTGAAAACCTGACCTACCCCAACGAGAAAATCACTGCATGCTCTCTGTCCGAAGTAGCTCAAAGGAAGTTTGACTGGCTTTCAGTTATGGTGATTTTTAACAGGTATACTTCGCATTAG
- a CDS encoding pyridoxamine 5'-phosphate oxidase family protein, with the protein MAKMSKEVISLFQDAGVPKMVATVDKNGVLNVTPKTSMTAVDEETLAFADLYGRTTRTFKNLEETKKVAIVAVKIPIAPPFTTYQVKGTFLKYHTSGPLFEQFAKALKAAMGVDITGVGTVKVDAVYSQAPQDKGKLIS; encoded by the coding sequence ATGGCTAAGATGTCTAAAGAAGTAATCAGCCTATTTCAGGATGCCGGTGTACCCAAAATGGTTGCTACCGTAGATAAAAACGGAGTACTAAATGTTACTCCTAAAACCAGCATGACAGCTGTTGATGAAGAAACCCTGGCGTTTGCTGATTTATATGGACGCACAACCCGTACCTTTAAAAATCTTGAGGAAACTAAGAAAGTAGCTATTGTAGCCGTTAAAATCCCGATCGCACCTCCCTTTACCACCTACCAGGTGAAGGGCACTTTCCTGAAATACCACACCTCCGGCCCCCTCTTTGAGCAATTTGCCAAAGCATTGAAAGCAGCTATGGGTGTTGATATTACCGGTGTAGGTACAGTTAAGGTAGATGCCGTCTATTCTCAGGCTCCGCAGGACAAGGGGAAACTGATTTCCTAG